The following are encoded together in the Zingiber officinale cultivar Zhangliang chromosome 8A, Zo_v1.1, whole genome shotgun sequence genome:
- the LOC122007953 gene encoding L-lactate dehydrogenase B-like — protein sequence MARKSSSLLGLANGVSHQLFHPVPDSAPPYPAKRHTKISVVGAGNVGMAIAQTILTQHLVDELALVDRKADMLRGEMLDLQHAAAFLPHTRILSSTELDVTAGSDICIITAGVRQMPGETRLNLFQRNLVLFKQIVPPVARHSPDALLLVVSNPVDVLAYIAWKLSGFPSNRVIGSGTNLDSSRLRFQLAQRLQVNAQDVQAYMVGEHGDGSIALWSSISVGGVPICLGHLANGKKTAEAAEELEEIRKSVVDGAYEVIYLKGYTSWAIGYSVADLVRSLVRDLHRVHPVSLLAKGSYGIPEDREVFLSLPAKLGSSGVLGVANLELTEEEENRLRSSADTLWQMQQQLDLKVKS from the exons ATGGCACGGAAATCCTCCTCCCTGCTCGGACTCGCCAACGGCGTCAGCCACCAGCTGTTCCACCCCGTGCCGGACTCCGCACCACCGTACCCCGCCAAGCGCCACACTAAGATCTCCGTGGTTGGCGCCGGTAACGTCGGCATGGCCATCGCGCAGACTATCCTCACGCAGCACCTTGTCGACGAGCTCGCACTCGTGGACAGAAAGGCCGACATGCTCCGGGGCGAGATGCTCGACCTCCAACACGCGGCCGCCTTTCTCCCCCACACCCGCATCCTCTCCTCGACGGAGCTGGACGTCACCGCCGGCTCCGACATCTGCATCATTACCGCAGGCGTCCGGCAGATGCCGGGAGAGACGCGGCTCAACCTGTTCCAGCGCAACCTCGTTCTCTTCAAGCAGATCGTGCCCCCGGTGGCGCGGCACTCCCCGGACGCCCTGCTGCTCGTCGTCTCCAACCCGGTCGACGTGCTGGCGTACATCGCGTGGAAGCTCTCAGGCTTCCCCTCCAATCGGGTCATCGGGTCAGGGACCAACCTCGACTCCTCGAGATTGCGCTTCCAGCTCGCACAACGCCTCCAGGTCAACGCTCAAGACGTTCAG GCGTACATGGTGGGTGAGCACGGAGACGGCTCGATCGCGCTGTGGTCGAGCATAAGCGTCGGGGGAGTCCCGATCTGCCTAGGCCACCTGGCGAACGGAAAGAAGACGGCGGAGGCGGCGGAGGAGCTGGAGGAGATACGAAAGTCAGTGGTGGACGGCGCGTACGAGGTGATCTATCTCAAGGGGTACACGTCGTGGGCGATCGGGTACTCGGTGGCGGACCTGGTGCGTTCCCTGGTCCGCGACCTACACCGTGTCCACCCGGTCTCGCTGCTGGCGAAGGGGTCCTACGGCATCCCTGAGGACAGAGAGGTCTTCCTCAGCCTGCCGGCGAAGCTCGGAAGCAGCGGTGTGCTCGGCGTTGCCAACTTGGAACTcacggaggaggaggagaatcggCTCCGAAGCTCCGCCGACACGCTGTGGCAGATGCAGCAGCAACTGGACCTGAAAGTCAAATCCTGA